In the genome of Candidatus Electrothrix rattekaaiensis, the window GCCAAAATCTTAATTGACAGCAAACCAAATGCAACACCTTGAATTACGCTGATATGTAGCAAATAAAAATTTGTAAATGTCTCAATAGCTTGATTTTTGACTTTTTCCTTAGTTAATGTGTCAAACAAAAGTCTTATCATTTTCTGTTTCCTCCAAGGAGCTTCTTCTAAGTTAGCTATTAACTTCCCCCGACAACATCCCAACCGGGATGTTGCCGGGAAAACCTCTACCGCATCACCCCTCACCCTTCTCCGCAAACGCCTTCAACTCCTTCTTAAACACCCAATCCTTCATCACTGTCAATAAAGCCGGAAGAATCCAAAGGGTAGCCATGCCCGAGTAGAGCATAATAGTAGCCAGGAAAATTCCCACGGTCTGATAGGGAACCAGCGGTGCCAGCAGCAGCGGGGTAAAACCGATGGCGATAACAATGATGTTGCGCAGGATCGCTCGGGCCGGTTCATCAAACATGTCCCGGATAGACGCGGCCCAATCCCCGGTTTTGGCCATGGTCATCCTAGTGCGCTGGAGGAAATGGATGGCAAAGTCCACAGCCAGTCCCAGAGCCAAAGAGGAAAGGACTGCCACCGGCATATCATAGTCCTTACCAATCAGGCCGATCACACCGTAAATAAAGCCGATGGTAAAGGTCAGCGGCACCATTGCCAGTAGGCCCCAGGTCGGTGAGCGGAACAGGAAGGCCATCATCAGGAAGACCACGACAAAGCTGGATAGAAAGGATTCCAGCATGCCGGTGACCATTTTCTCCTGCCAAACCACATTAATGTAGGTCAGACCGGCCCAATCATGGCTCAACTCCACAGGCGGAGGATTCGCAGCAAAATATTGTTCTACATCTTCAATCACCCGTTCCATATCCACATTATCGCCGCTGCGCAACTGGAGCCAGATATTGGCCTTGGTGTAATCCGGTGTCACCAGATGCCAAAGATCATCGGGCTTATGACTGTTCTGATAGGAAATCAGGGTTTGGGCCACAGCATTGACCGTGTCCGGGATGGCGAAACGCTGCGGATCCCCCTCGAACAGCTCCATATGCACCTTTTTCACCACATCGGCCACAGTGTTGGATTTGCCCACATCACCTTTTTTGACCAGATGCTCCTGAAAATCCGAAATGTAGCGCAACACGTCAGGTCGTTTGAAGACCTCCTTCTGAGCACCTATTCCTCCCAGCCTGTCCAGGGCTTTTCCCCATGAATCGTACACAGTATCATCGTCTTGTGGAGCATTGTCAAGCTCGATATTCCAGAGTTGGGCCAAGGCATCCTTGAGACCCTGAACACTCCTGCTGTCCGCGATTTCCTGATCAATATCTGCCATTGCCGAGCTGAGGATTGCCGGAGAACCCGGCAGGACGGATCGGAGTTTTTCTTTCAGCTGCTCCGCTGCCTGAGCCACGGTCATCTCTTGCACGTTTCCGGCCAGAATCAGATACGCCTCATAGGTTCCGCCGAAATGGCTGTTCATTACTTTATCCGCTATACGGATTTCATGAGACTTCTTGAACCACTTGACCGGGTTGTCATTTACCTGGATCATCAGGATACCAACCACACCCACGATCATGATGCCGATATTCACGCCGATAACCACCCAAGGTTTTTCGGAAGCCGTCTTGCCGATCCAGCGCAGATGGCGGTTGAGCAGGGATCTCTTATGAGAGCTGTCCGTAGTATCGACACCAAAATTTTCCAGTTTGCTCTCCGGGATCATCATCACATAAGCCGGGATGAAAACAATGGTCAGGAACCAAGCCAGCAGAATACCCAGGGCCACAAAAATACCAAAAGCCTGCACCGGCGGGATCGGGGTAAAGGCCAGAGAGGCAAATCCGGCGGAAGAGGTCAGGGATGTGAAAAGCATGGGTTTAAACAGATGCCTCATAACCTCGATCAGGGTTTCCTTTTTGTTTTTACGTTGCTGATAGGCATCAAAAAATTCAGATAAAATATGAACCGAATCCACCACCGCAATGGGCATGATGAAAATCGGGATCATGGAACTCATGATATGCAGGGTATGACCGGTCCCGATGAGCATCCCCATCGTGACAATCACCGTACACGTCGCGATGATCATCGGAGCAATAATCAGCTGGAGATTGCGGAAGAAAAAAAGCATGAGCAGGAAGATCATCAGCATGGCCAGCGGCGCGGAAACCGCCATCTGAACAAACATCTCCTTGCCAAAGGTGTCCTCAGCCACGGGCAGGCCGGTGATATGAAATTCATCATCGCCTGCACCGATTTCAGCAATTTTTTCTTTCAGTTTCTCTGCTACGGAATGGGCAAAATCTTTTTTGGTAATGGGAAGGTAGATCCCCAAGGCCTTGCCGTCTTCCGAGACCATGGTGCCCTTGAGCAGGGGATTTGCCAAAGCGTAATCCCGAATTTTCAGTGCTTCCTCACGGGTCTTGGGCGGCTCTTTCATCAGCCACTCAAAACGCACCTGGCCGAGCCCGGCCTGGAGGATATTATCCACATTATCCGGGGCAATGATGTCCCGGCTGACCACCCGGCGTTCCGGGTCATCAGGATCTGCCAGGGTGGCGGCGAATTTACTCAGGGTAAAGACCCGTTGCAGGGTTTCCGGGGTAAAGACGCCGTCCGGGTTATGTTCATTCACGACACCCAGCACCACGACATCGTACAGACCGAATTCCTTCTTGGTCTGATCATGAAAAAGACGGACTTCCTCATCTTCGGAGAGCATGTTTTCCGGGTCAGTGTCCACATGCACCTTAACAATAAAGGCCCCGATGATCAGGGTAAGCACAACCATGATCGCGGTGACGATCTTTGGTTTGTGCAGGGAAAGTTGAATCACTCTGGTTGAAAGTTCCATGATTATTGCCTCCTGTTTTTGAATATATTTCCGCCTGAACGAATCAGGGTTATTTATCCGCTTCCGTAATGTTGCAGAAAAGCTGCTGCATAGTTTTCATTAACTCGATAATCCGTTCATCCGCAATGCTGTTATAGATAAAATTAGCCTCCTTACGGGAACCGATAATACCTTGGTTCCTCATTATATTCAAATGCTGACTGATATTTGCTCCGCTGGTCGCCACTTCTTCCCGAATTTCGCTGACTGTAAGCTCTTTGTCCTGAAGGAGACAGAGTATTTTCAAGCGAATGGGATGGGAAATTGATTTGAGCAAAACAGCCAGATCGCTGACTTGATTATCCATTATTTTCTCCGGCCTGGATATTTAGTATTTAGCTAATTAATTATATAATTAACCTCCAGAAGCACAACTGTCAATAGAAATCGATAAAAAAAGTATTTCACCGGTACACTCCAAATGAAAAAAGGGCAACCCTTTACAGGGTTGCCCTAACGAAGAACAGACAAAGGAAAACTGTCTTTTATAATAACACGATTTTTATTTCATCAATCAGGGAGCACACTTGCCGTTGCGACAAACATTGGAGCAGCATTCACTGTCAGACTGACATGCGTCATTCTTCAATCCGCATTGACAGGCAGCCGAACCTACACAATCACTGTCCGCACAGTCTATGGCACCGTCGGAATCATCATCCAGGCCGTTGTCACAAATTTCCTGAGCAACAGCCGGACAATCGGTCGGACAGGTGCTGTTATCTTCTTCCGCATCACACACGCCGTCGCCACAAATCGGGGCAGGACAATCTATCCCGCAGTTAGTGCTGTTCTCTTCACCTTCACAGATTCCATCACCGCAACAGTAGCTGGACCAGCAATCAGAACAGGAGGAGTCTTCTTTATTGGGATGACAGACATCGTCGCAGATTCCTTTGGAGCAGCCGCCACATGTACCACCAGCTGTTCCGCCGATACAGTCAGTTGGGCAGGAGGAGCAGTCTTCACCGGCATCGCAGACACCGTTGCCGCAGAGGGATTCACAGCTTCCCGCAGATTCACTGCAAAAAGTTCCTACTCCGCAAGGGTCGCCTGTGCTACCACAGCTTTGCGTTGCCTCGTTACACACTTCCTCGCCGTTGCAGAAAATACCGTCGCTACCGCAGGTAACAGCTGTTCCTGCCTGACAGGCACCGGTGGTTACGTTACAGGTTTCTTGCCCGTTACAATACACATTGTCATCGCATTCAGCATCTGAGGAACAGGCCAAGGATGTCAGGCTGAAGTTGGCCATTCCGAATCCGAGGTCGTTGGCATGACCGGAATAGGCGATCCAGAAGGTACCGTCTCCGTTCGGGCCGCCGAACTCGCCCCAACTGTTTTTACAGAGGTACGCCTGTTTGCTGTCATCCCAACCGATCAGCAAAATAGCATGACCGCCTCGAAAGTCGGAAGCAGTGTTCACATAAACCTCACCGGGCTGCCCGTAATTCCAGTAGGTATAAAAATCGCCGTGTACGTCATAGCGCCAGTAGCTGGGGCCATAGGTCGCCAGAGAGTTTTTAAAATCAGCTTCAGCCACTGTATGCCAGCCAGTGACCCGATAGCTCAGTTGCGCTCCGTCTTCATTTATGCAGGTGGTTGTATCGGAAGCGGTATACGGAAAATAGTTCTCATCACTTGGCCCGTCTCCTTCCCAGAAACGGATAGCATTGGCACTCCCGCCGGAGCAGCCCCACATGGCTGTATTGCAGGAGACCTGCTGCTGCTCGGAAAGATTTTCCGGGCCGACATTATATGCTTTGAGTAAATGTGACTCCATAGCCCCGACACTGGCAAAGGCCCAGCAGGAACCGCATGAGCCTTGATCTTTGGGCGAGGTGACAATACCTTCGTCACGGGCGTCATAGGAAGAGGGCAACTCCCCGGCCATATCCATTGCCGAGAGTTTAAGATTTTTTTTATAAATTTCTTTGGGTAACGGAATGTCACCAAGCGGATAGGTCTTTTGTTTCGGTGCCGCAAAGCTCTGACCGACTGTACAGGCAAAACAGACAGCCAAGGCAAGAGCAAATAACGTTTTTCGGTTCATTCTCTTCATCTCTTTCTTTCCTTTTCTTTTTTTTGCAAACAGTGAAGCCCCTCATGCTTTTTATAAAATTAAAGAGCGCACGCTGTTCAGAAATAAAAAAGGGCAAGCCCAACACATAGTGGGCCTGCCCTCTTTTCACCTCTCAGCTCTCAATGGCTATCCCTCGTTTTTATTCGCAAACTTCTACGACCGCATGGGCGACCACATTAACAGAAGCCGCAGTCTCGTAAGAAGTATAGGTGAATTTGCTTTCCTCGCCATCGGCCAGCCCTTCTTCAACGACTGTGTAATGCCCCGGAGCAATGCTGACTAAATCGTCTTCGCTCACATTAAGATGGAGATCTTCCATAACAAAGCCATCAAGCATCAGATAGGTAACGGTCAGCTCGCCATTCAGGTAGCTCACAGCCAGCTCTCCAACTTCGGTTCCCTTGGTGATATCATTCTGACCGGCACCTGCATAAATCGGTGTAGTGAAATCATCGCCATCATCGACAGTGACCTGCCATCCCCAGCGAGAGTTGGTGATACCAAGGTCAATAAAGGTCTGACCCCCAAGAGCATAAGCTGTTTCAGTACCACATGTTTTTTCAACCGGCGGCAAAGCTGCATCAACCGGGCAGGTAAAATCAACAGAGGAAAACATAGCCCAGCTGCCCTTGTCTATAATCTGCTCACCATCGATCCAACCGGTTTCCGTCTGGAATCCGCCATCACCATTATCGCGACGCACTGCTGCATGACCGGCCAAAAGACCGGTAAGGTCACAAGGCTCAGCTTCTCCGAAAGCTTCTTCCAGAGGCACGTTAAAAGTGAAAGTGCTAGCACCGGTGATATCTCCGGTAACATAGGGGAAATTGCCTATTTTGGGATTGCCCTTCTTATTGGCTGGCATATCGACTAAATCTACACCTGCCCAAAGATGAGCTTCCAACAGCTCCCAGTCACCGAACATATTATAGGTAACGGCAAGCGTTGTTCCCTGGACTTCTGCACAGACTTCTCCAGCTTCAATATGCTGACCTGCAATAAGCGGTTGGCATTCAGATCCGTCTGGATAGTTAACTTGAAGTGCTGCCTGAGAGGCAAAAGGGGTAGCGGCGAGTAATAAGGCTGCTGCGATGAGACTTCTGTTGATGGTAGCTGTGGTTTTCATAACATTCCTCCTGGGGGGCTCAATAGAGCTTTAATGGAAGCAGGCAACCCGGCTATCTCCCAAAGAGACCCGTGGCTTTCCGACACCGCCTCACGACGGCTGTGGCTTTATCAACTTTCCGACCCTACTGGATCCAGAAAGGATGGTAAAATAAAACCTGCTATAAAAAACAAGTTCTTCTTTATAAGTAATACTAGAACAGCTTTATAAAGGATTCAAGCCTTTTTTTATTTTTGTCTCTTTTTTATCAATACATCATCAAAAAACACCCATTACCTCGGCATGATTTATGCTTTCTTATGTGATGATTTGATTTTTCCTGCTCCGACTGTGACGACCTTGCAAAAAGTCAAAAAAATAATCATCCCCGCAACTCAACGAGTTACGGAGATGATTTCTGGAAAACTGGATTTTTTACGAAAATATCAAATTAATGCTCTGTTTCGCTTGGATGATAATTCAGCTCTGTAAACCCGGTAGCCATCATCTGACCAGCAACAGTCTCAGCCTCCTGCCACGCATCTTGTTCTGTAAAGGATAATTCGCGAAACATTTTCGGTGACGGGCTCCAATCACGACATTCTCGACAAAAGGCAAGGTAGGCTGCCATGCCTGTAATTCCATATTCATCAAAAAAAGACATGACCTTAGGCGTTCCAGAGGAAATAAGAAAGCTGGCTTCAGCAACAGAGTGCCAGACATTTACCCATGCTGATTCCATGACACTCGGAGCAGCAGTAATTGTACGGTGAATAGGCTCGGTAATACTTCGATATGTCGACCCTTCGGGCGGAGTTGTAAATTCCATGCAGGTAATGCGGATTTTGTTAGTATTGGTCATTTCGGCAAAAACTCGTTGAGCTTCAAGAGCTGCTTCAATTTCGAATTCATATACTTCTCTGCCGAGATATCCTTTTTTGTACAAACCTTTACCATGCTGATTAACCATCATCAACCAAATATTTCTATCCATTTTATATCTCGCTGTTGACTTCCAACTCCACAAAACAAGTGTTATGTGAAGCCTGTTCCTCATTTCCTCCCCTGCATGTGCTCAGAGGAAATGAGCTGTACCTTCTTTTCCTCGACTTTCTGATACTGTTTCTGGTAATTTTGATTACAAAAAAGGTTGAGCTGTAATCTCACGGCAGTACCTCTTGATCAGTTTAAGCCGCTCTTTTATAGTTATACGAAAATAAAAAGGACTCAGCATCAAGATGCGGACTGCTTCACGATGTTCCATTTTGATCACCCTTTTATTGTTAGTGTTGTTATTTTGTTCTTCCTCTTAATTATGATGGTATAATAAATTGTACTTAATGTATAGTTTTTTTATACCACAAAGTATCTTTGCTGGATTTTGATACCTATTATCTGACTTATTCATGGTGTTATACCAATATTAATATTATGTTTTTAAAGGGTAAAGTTTTGAAATGAAAATAACTGTCCCGTTCCTAGGAAAAACTAAAGAAAAATACCTTGATCAGGCAATACAGGATTATGCAGGGCGGTTACAACGCTACCTCCCTTTGGAAATCAAGGTCGTCAAAAGCAGGCATGGAAAAAATGATGCTGACCAAGTCGTCATGGCTCGGGAAGCAGAACAACTGCTCAGTCATGCTGCCTCTGCCTCGTTGGTCGTAGCCTTGGACCCCACAGGACGCGAGCAGACCTCCGAAGAAATCGCCAGAGCTCTTGAAGCCTGGGAAGATCGTGGAGTACAAACGCTTTGTTTTCTCATCGGTGGTCATCTTGGCCTGGACCAACAGATACGCCAACAGGCCGATCAGATGTGGTCGCTGTCACGCCTTACCTTTACCCATGAAATGACCCGATTTATCCTTTTGGAACAACTTTATCGGGCCTGTTCCATTAAAGCAGGGCATAATTATCATAAGTAATACTGGCCCCGTGATGTTTATTTTATGAAACAATTACTTACTGACGTACTTGCTGACGTTTGGCAATGGATTGTAGCTACTGAAGCATGGGAATGGATCTTCAGCGGTGTTGGGATTCCTTTGGCAGGATTGCTGTGGTTGCGTTTTCGAAGAAAGCCTTCTGCGTTGCCGAATCTCACCCCGCCTGCCAGCAACACCTTCATGCACAACGGCAGTGGTGAGCAGAACATTGCCCAGGGTAAGGGGGCAGTAGGTAAAAAGGTCAAGCACATCAACGCAAGCGGAGCTTCAATCGGCGTGCTCGGCAAGAACGCCCATGTAGAGGGCGGCATCCATCACCACTACTATGACCGCACCGAACAAGGCATCCCCTTGCAGCGGCCCAAGCAGGCAGACTATCTTGTCGGCAGGCAGAAGCTGCTCAAGGATGTACTGGCCGCGCTCCAACCGGGCAAGGTGGTCACGCTCTGCGGACCCGGCGGTATCGGCAAGACCGCCCTGGCTTCACGGGTTGCCTGGGAGCTGGCTCCTGAGCGGGAAGCCCCGGCCCTGTTCCCGGACGGCCTGCTTTTCTCCTCCTTTTATGGCCGCAAGGATGTCAGCCTTGCCTTTGACCATCTGGTGCGCAGTTACAGCGATGATGCGCAGGACAACAGCCCCGAGGCCGTCTGCCGTTTGCTGGCGAACAAGCAGGCCCTGATTATTCTGGACGGGGCTGAGGAGGCTGATGACCTGCCTGCCGTGCTCCGCTGCTGCGGGGGTTGCGGGGTGCTGATTACCAGTCGGAAGCGCAGTGATGCGCCGGGGAAGCTGCTGGAGGTTAAAGCACTGGACAAGCTGCCTGCCGAGGAGGCGTTCCGGCTCTACAGTAGGGGCACAGCACGCTGTGCCCCTACAACGACGGATGAGGCCACGGTGCGGGCCGTATGTAAACGATTGGGCGGCTGGCCCTTGGCCCTGCGTCTTGCTGGCCATTATCTCCGCAACACGGGCGAGAGCGCAACAGACTATCTGCGTTGGCTGGAAAAGGAACCCTTTAAAGAGCTGGGTGACGGGAAACATCAGGACGAGAATGCTGCTTTGCTGCTACGGCGCAGTGTGGAGCAGGTAAGCGAAGATGCCAAGTTTGCCTTGAACATCATCGGTGCCTTGGCCCTTGCTCCCTTTACCGAAAGGCCGATTGTTGCATTATTGA includes:
- a CDS encoding C1 family peptidase, with protein sequence MKRMNRKTLFALALAVCFACTVGQSFAAPKQKTYPLGDIPLPKEIYKKNLKLSAMDMAGELPSSYDARDEGIVTSPKDQGSCGSCWAFASVGAMESHLLKAYNVGPENLSEQQQVSCNTAMWGCSGGSANAIRFWEGDGPSDENYFPYTASDTTTCINEDGAQLSYRVTGWHTVAEADFKNSLATYGPSYWRYDVHGDFYTYWNYGQPGEVYVNTASDFRGGHAILLIGWDDSKQAYLCKNSWGEFGGPNGDGTFWIAYSGHANDLGFGMANFSLTSLACSSDAECDDNVYCNGQETCNVTTGACQAGTAVTCGSDGIFCNGEEVCNEATQSCGSTGDPCGVGTFCSESAGSCESLCGNGVCDAGEDCSSCPTDCIGGTAGGTCGGCSKGICDDVCHPNKEDSSCSDCWSSYCCGDGICEGEENSTNCGIDCPAPICGDGVCDAEEDNSTCPTDCPAVAQEICDNGLDDDSDGAIDCADSDCVGSAACQCGLKNDACQSDSECCSNVCRNGKCAP
- a CDS encoding MMPL family transporter, with amino-acid sequence MELSTRVIQLSLHKPKIVTAIMVVLTLIIGAFIVKVHVDTDPENMLSEDEEVRLFHDQTKKEFGLYDVVVLGVVNEHNPDGVFTPETLQRVFTLSKFAATLADPDDPERRVVSRDIIAPDNVDNILQAGLGQVRFEWLMKEPPKTREEALKIRDYALANPLLKGTMVSEDGKALGIYLPITKKDFAHSVAEKLKEKIAEIGAGDDEFHITGLPVAEDTFGKEMFVQMAVSAPLAMLMIFLLMLFFFRNLQLIIAPMIIATCTVIVTMGMLIGTGHTLHIMSSMIPIFIMPIAVVDSVHILSEFFDAYQQRKNKKETLIEVMRHLFKPMLFTSLTSSAGFASLAFTPIPPVQAFGIFVALGILLAWFLTIVFIPAYVMMIPESKLENFGVDTTDSSHKRSLLNRHLRWIGKTASEKPWVVIGVNIGIMIVGVVGILMIQVNDNPVKWFKKSHEIRIADKVMNSHFGGTYEAYLILAGNVQEMTVAQAAEQLKEKLRSVLPGSPAILSSAMADIDQEIADSRSVQGLKDALAQLWNIELDNAPQDDDTVYDSWGKALDRLGGIGAQKEVFKRPDVLRYISDFQEHLVKKGDVGKSNTVADVVKKVHMELFEGDPQRFAIPDTVNAVAQTLISYQNSHKPDDLWHLVTPDYTKANIWLQLRSGDNVDMERVIEDVEQYFAANPPPVELSHDWAGLTYINVVWQEKMVTGMLESFLSSFVVVFLMMAFLFRSPTWGLLAMVPLTFTIGFIYGVIGLIGKDYDMPVAVLSSLALGLAVDFAIHFLQRTRMTMAKTGDWAASIRDMFDEPARAILRNIIVIAIGFTPLLLAPLVPYQTVGIFLATIMLYSGMATLWILPALLTVMKDWVFKKELKAFAEKGEG
- a CDS encoding tetratricopeptide repeat protein, translated to MKQLLTDVLADVWQWIVATEAWEWIFSGVGIPLAGLLWLRFRRKPSALPNLTPPASNTFMHNGSGEQNIAQGKGAVGKKVKHINASGASIGVLGKNAHVEGGIHHHYYDRTEQGIPLQRPKQADYLVGRQKLLKDVLAALQPGKVVTLCGPGGIGKTALASRVAWELAPEREAPALFPDGLLFSSFYGRKDVSLAFDHLVRSYSDDAQDNSPEAVCRLLANKQALIILDGAEEADDLPAVLRCCGGCGVLITSRKRSDAPGKLLEVKALDKLPAEEAFRLYSRGTARCAPTTTDEATVRAVCKRLGGWPLALRLAGHYLRNTGESATDYLRWLEKEPFKELGDGKHQDENAALLLRRSVEQVSEDAKFALNIIGALALAPFTERPIVALLKINNFNTPWQFYRLLKNTIAHRKTWLVHSTDEDIRFCRKVLNELVVFGLLERQGQRWQVSHALIHTYARKKMPLNRWLLKGLARFYIVFAREQSEAGLEGYARLDEERVHCLRLIESCLERELWQEVQLLVREINTYLDRQGHWTEQLSAVEMNLTAARKTGDRMVEGWCLNALGYTCTRRGEYDKAHAWYEQCLPIRRELEDRLGEGVTLNNMAAIYRQQGRYEPALQTYQQSLSIRQEVGDREGEGATLNNIGMLYRAQGDNEQALQQYEQSLPIMREVGDKIGEGGTLNNIASIYHAQGKLGKALEYRKQSLAIRRVLGDLAGEAVTCWSIGTTYEDLGELAQADEYMTLAVEIEEKIGHPDLENDRNYLEQVQAKR
- a CDS encoding 23S rRNA (pseudouridine(1915)-N(3))-methyltransferase RlmH, yielding MKITVPFLGKTKEKYLDQAIQDYAGRLQRYLPLEIKVVKSRHGKNDADQVVMAREAEQLLSHAASASLVVALDPTGREQTSEEIARALEAWEDRGVQTLCFLIGGHLGLDQQIRQQADQMWSLSRLTFTHEMTRFILLEQLYRACSIKAGHNYHK
- a CDS encoding metalloregulator ArsR/SmtB family transcription factor — protein: MDNQVSDLAVLLKSISHPIRLKILCLLQDKELTVSEIREEVATSGANISQHLNIMRNQGIIGSRKEANFIYNSIADERIIELMKTMQQLFCNITEADK